In Burkholderia sp. WP9, a genomic segment contains:
- a CDS encoding 3TM-type holin yields MSIITDLIAPGGGVADLISTVIKRVWPDKEAQQQAQQQFELQLLQMQQRGELDQFDGQIKLALAQVQTNNTEAANSNFFVSGARPAVMWVCTVGLAYQILARPMLMWASIGWWHIPIPPAIDNNTLMTLLIGLLGLGTHMMVENVQQARQGAGNG; encoded by the coding sequence ATGAGCATCATTACTGACCTCATCGCGCCGGGCGGCGGCGTCGCGGACCTGATCAGCACGGTAATCAAGCGCGTGTGGCCAGACAAGGAAGCGCAGCAGCAGGCCCAGCAGCAATTTGAACTGCAGTTGCTGCAGATGCAGCAGCGCGGTGAGCTGGACCAGTTCGACGGACAGATCAAGCTCGCGCTCGCGCAGGTGCAGACCAACAACACCGAAGCGGCGAATAGCAATTTCTTCGTGTCGGGCGCGCGGCCAGCGGTGATGTGGGTGTGTACGGTCGGGCTTGCGTACCAGATTCTGGCGCGGCCGATGCTCATGTGGGCGTCGATCGGCTGGTGGCACATTCCGATTCCGCCGGCCATCGACAACAACACACTGATGACGCTGCTCATTGGGCTGCTCGGCCTCGGCACGCACATGATGGTGGAAAACGTGCAGCAGGCCCGCCAAGGGGCTGGCAATGGCTGA
- a CDS encoding tyrosine-type recombinase/integrase, protein MTVSKLAADSSRCGIAIGSPVDAIVSKYVDHLLALRYADDTIQHYLASLRHFTHRLNKNKRLTLADIDDALVTEFVDVHLPHCRCPRPCMRHVNTVRAALRHLLAVLKEEGLCSTVRPQLHTPVDIELELYRHYLVDSCGYAQTTCRNRLWRIRRFLDSVFGQGQGSVSAGHLTSMDIEDFTARCFKGRSHGTRRSYCVDLASYLRFRGLNGDDTRALFAAIPKMAPPMPAPLPIAMTERELDLFFAAFDLTKPIGMRDFAIARFLTDLALRRMEVVRLQLESFDWQNGTVTLTHNKGGRERKLPLPVQTAHALVRYLQYGRPDTSNRAVFVRQIAPYDMPIDAVAINHLIRGAFVRAGLDERFHGVHVLRRTAATRLIQGGASLKEVADVLGHRHLNTTTLYTRVDLDRLRKVAQPWPEHRS, encoded by the coding sequence ATGACTGTCAGCAAATTGGCGGCGGACTCATCGCGCTGTGGCATAGCTATCGGGAGCCCCGTAGACGCCATCGTCTCCAAATACGTTGATCACTTGCTTGCCCTGCGATATGCGGACGATACGATTCAACACTATCTGGCCTCCTTGCGTCACTTTACGCATCGGCTGAACAAGAACAAGCGGTTGACCCTTGCCGATATCGATGATGCTCTCGTGACGGAGTTTGTCGATGTTCATTTGCCGCATTGCAGATGTCCGCGACCGTGTATGCGCCATGTCAACACGGTACGCGCGGCTCTCCGCCATCTTCTGGCCGTTCTCAAGGAGGAAGGGTTGTGCAGCACCGTACGACCTCAGTTGCATACGCCGGTCGACATCGAACTAGAACTGTACAGGCATTATCTGGTGGATAGTTGCGGTTACGCGCAGACCACTTGCCGTAACCGCCTTTGGCGGATTCGCCGCTTCCTCGACTCTGTCTTCGGTCAGGGTCAGGGGTCCGTGTCTGCCGGTCACCTGACTTCAATGGATATTGAGGACTTCACCGCACGCTGTTTCAAAGGCCGGAGTCACGGGACACGTCGTAGCTACTGCGTTGATCTCGCAAGTTATCTGCGCTTTCGTGGCTTGAACGGAGATGACACTCGTGCTCTCTTCGCTGCGATCCCGAAGATGGCGCCACCAATGCCGGCGCCTCTGCCGATTGCGATGACCGAGAGGGAACTGGATCTCTTTTTCGCAGCGTTCGATTTGACCAAACCGATTGGCATGCGCGATTTCGCAATTGCACGGTTTTTGACCGATTTGGCGCTACGTCGCATGGAAGTCGTGCGACTGCAGTTGGAATCATTCGATTGGCAGAATGGAACGGTGACGCTGACTCATAACAAGGGCGGACGAGAACGCAAGCTACCGCTGCCGGTACAAACGGCCCACGCACTTGTCCGCTATTTACAATACGGACGGCCCGATACGAGTAATCGTGCCGTCTTTGTCCGGCAAATCGCGCCGTACGACATGCCGATTGACGCCGTTGCCATCAATCACCTCATCAGAGGCGCCTTTGTACGTGCAGGCCTCGACGAGCGATTTCATGGCGTCCACGTGTTGCGACGCACGGCAGCAACCCGCCTCATTCAAGGTGGGGCATCGCTAAAAGAAGTTGCCGATGTACTGGGGCACAGACATCTCAACACGACGACGCTTTACACCAGGGTTGATCTTGATCGTCTGCGCAAGGTAGCGCAACCATGGCCGGAGCATCGATCATGA
- a CDS encoding tyrosine-type recombinase/integrase, translating into MNAPRLWTERIEDYLAYRRNAGFNVVGDAPRLRQFGRFADRQTPPQSHLVVELAVAWAQSTKRSQYFTWARRLELLRGFARYWQRFDPVTEVPPGRLLGRAYRRLTPHIFTQQEVSMLMAATAGLQPRDGLRPATCKTMIGLLAASGLRPIEATRLTRNDVDLDQGLLLVQEAKGHRSRLIPLHPSTTEALRTYAQQRDRLVRQPGSDRFFLLDKGKAAGVPTLQCALETLCRRLGWLPRGDYAHHRCYDFRHSFVANSLLRADRHGIDADHAILALSTYLGHASVAHTYWYCTAVPELMAIVGERFHQYAKGEST; encoded by the coding sequence ATGAATGCGCCCCGACTTTGGACCGAGCGCATCGAAGACTACCTTGCGTATCGGCGCAACGCTGGATTTAATGTCGTGGGCGACGCGCCCAGACTGCGGCAATTCGGGCGGTTCGCTGATCGGCAGACGCCCCCGCAGTCACACCTTGTCGTCGAACTCGCCGTGGCATGGGCTCAATCGACGAAACGAAGTCAATACTTTACTTGGGCTCGGCGTCTTGAGCTGCTGCGGGGTTTTGCGCGGTACTGGCAGCGTTTCGATCCAGTGACCGAGGTGCCGCCAGGAAGGTTGCTCGGCAGAGCCTATCGCCGATTGACGCCACATATTTTCACTCAACAGGAAGTATCGATGCTGATGGCAGCTACCGCCGGCCTGCAGCCTCGGGATGGCCTGCGTCCTGCGACCTGCAAGACCATGATCGGGCTGCTCGCAGCAAGTGGACTACGCCCGATAGAGGCCACACGCCTGACACGTAATGACGTCGATCTTGATCAGGGACTGCTGTTGGTCCAGGAAGCAAAAGGGCATCGAAGCCGCTTGATTCCATTGCATCCGAGCACCACAGAGGCACTACGCACGTATGCTCAACAGCGTGATCGCCTCGTGCGCCAGCCAGGCAGCGACCGTTTTTTTCTGCTCGACAAAGGTAAGGCAGCCGGCGTACCAACGCTCCAGTGCGCGTTGGAAACCCTATGCCGTCGACTCGGGTGGTTGCCACGAGGCGATTATGCGCATCATCGCTGTTATGACTTCAGACATAGTTTTGTCGCCAACAGTCTGTTGCGCGCCGACCGCCACGGGATCGATGCTGACCACGCAATCCTCGCGCTCTCGACTTATCTCGGCCACGCTTCAGTTGCCCACACTTACTGGTACTGTACGGCGGTGCCGGAACTGATGGCAATCGTTGGAGAGCGCTTTCATCAGTATGCCAAAGGAGAATCGACATGA
- a CDS encoding tyrosine-type recombinase/integrase, whose translation MSLVTSQPQEFASLLQRFFVERLMQQQNASARTVESYRDTFRMLLTYAQQVLHKPPEKLTLDELDVTLITAFLDHLETARSNSIRSRNARLSAIRTFYHYVTMRCPQALHLAQQILSIPTKRFERPLLGFLSREEVHALLGAPDPDTWFGQRDRLLLALLYNTGARVSELTGMRVADVTLAATPWVRLHGKGRKQRAVPLWRETAAAIRTWIRNQRLQPEQPLLPSRHGGPMTRANVAERFSLALTAAAKTCPSLLKRHITPHSMRHTVATHLLQAGVGITEVALWLGHESPLTTHGYVEADQAMKRRALAAVKAPRVKVPFYRPPDSLLKFLESL comes from the coding sequence ATGAGCCTTGTCACCAGCCAGCCACAGGAGTTTGCCTCGCTCCTCCAGCGGTTCTTCGTCGAGCGGCTAATGCAGCAGCAGAATGCGAGTGCAAGAACGGTCGAATCATACCGTGACACCTTCCGTATGCTATTGACCTACGCTCAGCAAGTGTTGCATAAGCCGCCCGAGAAGTTAACTCTCGACGAGCTCGACGTCACATTGATCACTGCCTTTCTGGACCACCTCGAAACTGCACGATCCAATAGCATTCGCAGTCGCAATGCCCGGCTTTCCGCAATACGGACCTTCTACCACTATGTCACGATGCGATGTCCGCAAGCACTGCACCTGGCTCAACAAATTCTCTCGATCCCAACGAAACGTTTCGAGAGACCGCTTCTCGGATTTCTCTCACGTGAGGAAGTTCACGCCTTGTTGGGTGCGCCCGATCCGGATACGTGGTTCGGGCAGCGCGACCGTCTATTGCTCGCACTGCTGTACAACACTGGAGCCCGAGTGTCGGAGCTGACAGGAATGCGGGTAGCCGATGTAACGCTCGCTGCGACGCCGTGGGTACGCCTGCATGGCAAGGGGCGGAAGCAGCGTGCCGTACCCCTATGGCGTGAAACTGCGGCAGCGATACGCACCTGGATACGTAACCAGCGTTTACAACCGGAACAGCCGCTGCTGCCAAGTCGCCATGGCGGACCAATGACGCGCGCAAACGTGGCTGAACGATTTTCGCTGGCACTGACGGCAGCAGCGAAGACCTGTCCATCGCTTCTGAAGCGCCATATTACCCCGCATTCCATGAGGCACACGGTTGCCACGCATCTCTTGCAGGCCGGTGTAGGTATCACCGAGGTTGCGCTCTGGCTCGGACATGAAAGCCCCCTGACGACGCACGGCTATGTCGAGGCAGATCAGGCAATGAAGCGCCGAGCACTTGCGGCGGTGAAAGCGCCCAGAGTCAAGGTGCCTTTTTATCGCCCACCCGATTCACTGCTCAAATTTCTGGAAAGCCTTTGA
- the istA gene encoding IS21 family transposase, producing the protein MYQYRQILVRMRRGDSDRDIARSKTMGRKKIAQVREIAARNGWLAREAVLPDEHVMAAFLDRKEAPLPSSCVSTLEPWREQIAKWRATGVQCTTIHSTLVRNHGYGGSYSSVYRFLLHIDASHTPDVPLRLEFKPAEAAQVDFGAGPMMTDALTGEIHKTWFFVMTLAWSRHQYVEFVRDQTVATWLGCHRRAFEAFGGVPARVIIDNCKCAITRACYYEPEVQRAYGECAEGYGFKIDACPPRDPQKKGIVESGVKFVKRGFLPLREFRGVADANRQVHAWVMNEAGNRIHGTTRDMPLKRFAEVERSLLISLPDVLPELAVWAKAKVHRDAHVQFEQSFYSVPYRLVGQELWLKATDTMVTLYRGQESVAAHARLTRAGGRRTVDDHLPSAAQAWQLQDTQWCLAAAEQIGPACYALVQALFGDKVLIKMRSVQGVLRLKQKYGAVRLEAACSRANHYGTPHYTAVKTILQKGLDQLTLLNAFDALASTYTEGGRFCRNTQTILQ; encoded by the coding sequence ATGTACCAATACCGACAGATCCTGGTGCGCATGCGCCGAGGCGACTCTGACCGGGATATCGCACGATCGAAGACCATGGGGCGCAAGAAGATTGCGCAGGTGCGGGAGATTGCCGCCAGGAACGGATGGTTGGCGCGTGAAGCGGTTTTGCCCGACGAACACGTAATGGCCGCTTTCCTGGATCGCAAAGAGGCGCCGCTACCATCGAGCTGCGTCTCAACGTTGGAACCGTGGCGGGAGCAGATCGCCAAGTGGCGGGCAACCGGAGTTCAATGCACGACGATCCACTCCACGCTCGTTCGCAACCACGGATACGGCGGCAGCTATTCGTCGGTCTATCGTTTCCTTCTGCATATAGATGCATCGCACACGCCCGACGTGCCGCTGCGCCTGGAATTCAAGCCGGCCGAAGCGGCCCAGGTTGATTTCGGCGCTGGTCCGATGATGACCGACGCGCTCACCGGCGAGATCCACAAGACATGGTTCTTCGTCATGACCCTGGCCTGGTCGCGCCACCAATATGTTGAGTTTGTCCGAGACCAGACGGTAGCAACCTGGCTGGGATGTCACCGGCGCGCGTTCGAGGCATTTGGTGGTGTGCCGGCTCGGGTCATCATCGACAATTGCAAGTGTGCGATCACGCGCGCGTGCTATTACGAGCCCGAGGTGCAACGCGCGTACGGCGAGTGCGCAGAAGGATACGGTTTCAAGATTGATGCTTGTCCGCCAAGGGATCCGCAAAAAAAGGGAATCGTGGAATCGGGCGTCAAATTTGTGAAGCGAGGCTTCTTGCCCTTACGCGAGTTTCGTGGCGTGGCTGACGCCAATCGCCAGGTACACGCGTGGGTGATGAACGAAGCCGGCAACCGCATTCACGGTACGACTCGCGACATGCCGCTCAAGCGCTTCGCGGAAGTTGAACGAAGCCTGCTGATCAGCTTGCCGGACGTGCTGCCGGAGCTTGCCGTGTGGGCGAAGGCCAAGGTGCACCGCGACGCTCATGTCCAGTTCGAGCAGAGTTTTTACTCGGTCCCGTATAGGCTGGTCGGCCAGGAACTGTGGCTCAAGGCGACCGACACCATGGTGACGCTGTATCGCGGGCAGGAATCGGTCGCAGCCCACGCCCGCCTTACTCGCGCAGGCGGCCGTCGCACGGTAGACGATCATCTGCCATCCGCTGCCCAGGCGTGGCAACTGCAGGACACCCAGTGGTGTTTGGCAGCTGCTGAGCAGATCGGGCCTGCCTGCTATGCCCTGGTTCAGGCGCTCTTCGGCGACAAAGTCTTAATCAAGATGCGCTCGGTGCAAGGCGTTTTGCGGCTCAAACAGAAATACGGAGCAGTCCGCCTTGAAGCTGCCTGCTCGCGCGCCAACCACTACGGCACGCCGCACTACACGGCCGTTAAAACCATTCTGCAAAAGGGATTGGATCAGCTGACGCTGTTAAACGCCTTTGATGCGCTGGCGAGCACCTACACCGAAGGCGGCCGTTTCTGCCGCAACACACAAACCATTCTCCAATAA
- the istB gene encoding IS21-like element helper ATPase IstB, whose translation MHPIPELTPLLKQLRLSGILDSLEARNREAIDRKLAFTEFLSLLIHDEVARRDNKKLSLRMRRANFRSQKTLEGFDFDRLPGLNRSAIHDLATCRFIDEKVAVLIAGPCGTGKSHLAQALGHAAARQGHDVLFSTQSQLLASLRSAAAVGTYDRRFQYLAKLPLLIIDDFGLKPLRSPDDEDFHDLIAERYERAATILTSNLDFPEWGEAFPGNKMIGAATLDRLRHGAHKIVLDGESYRGLKPGVETLRTELAKGGKIKQP comes from the coding sequence ATGCATCCCATTCCTGAATTGACTCCACTGCTTAAGCAGTTGCGCTTGTCCGGCATCCTCGATTCGCTGGAAGCGCGAAACCGCGAGGCCATCGATCGCAAGCTTGCCTTCACCGAATTCCTTTCGCTGCTCATTCACGACGAAGTAGCCCGGCGCGATAACAAGAAGCTCAGCCTGCGCATGCGACGCGCCAACTTCCGTAGCCAGAAGACGCTCGAAGGATTCGACTTCGACCGGCTACCAGGGCTGAATCGATCCGCTATCCATGATCTCGCCACGTGCCGATTTATTGACGAGAAGGTGGCGGTCCTGATTGCCGGGCCTTGCGGAACGGGGAAAAGCCATCTTGCGCAAGCCCTCGGACACGCTGCAGCTCGGCAAGGACACGATGTGCTGTTCTCAACACAAAGCCAATTATTAGCAAGCCTGCGCAGCGCGGCAGCCGTGGGCACTTACGACCGTCGTTTCCAGTATCTCGCCAAGCTTCCACTTCTGATCATTGACGACTTTGGTCTTAAGCCACTGCGTTCGCCAGACGATGAAGACTTCCACGACCTGATCGCCGAGCGTTATGAGCGCGCAGCAACGATTTTAACGTCGAATTTGGACTTCCCAGAATGGGGGGAAGCATTCCCAGGTAACAAGATGATCGGCGCTGCAACCCTCGACCGCTTGCGTCATGGCGCTCACAAAATCGTCCTCGACGGCGAGAGCTATCGCGGACTCAAACCGGGCGTCGAAACACTCAGAACCGAGCTTGCAAAAGGAGGCAAAATCAAGCAACCTTGA